One Gloeobacter morelensis MG652769 DNA window includes the following coding sequences:
- a CDS encoding antibiotic biosynthesis monooxygenase family protein, protein MSRRIYRVDKFVVPDAARDEFLAQVRNTHELLKAQPGFIQDFVLEQSAGPGEFNFVTIVEWESAEAIERARAAVVAMHERMRLNPQEMLARLGIKADLANYKRIAA, encoded by the coding sequence TTGTCCCGGCGAATCTATCGAGTCGACAAGTTCGTTGTTCCCGATGCAGCGCGCGACGAATTTCTGGCGCAGGTTCGCAATACCCACGAATTGCTTAAGGCTCAACCTGGTTTCATTCAGGATTTTGTATTGGAGCAGTCAGCCGGCCCTGGCGAATTCAACTTCGTCACCATCGTCGAGTGGGAAAGCGCGGAGGCCATTGAGCGCGCGCGGGCCGCAGTTGTGGCTATGCATGAGCGTATGCGCCTCAACCCGCAAGAGATGCTTGCTCGGCTTGGTATCAAAGCCGATCTTGCAAACTACAAGCGCATAGCTGCCTGA
- a CDS encoding TonB-dependent receptor, with product MHKHEQQWRPLSLKTGRQVCLGALLIAAAGVPVQAVPAGQVAGLPPQAVARSAPALTVQSARELLDMAAGQAADLKTQPPLWNWTQPVVSQAAPTPAAPAAGEPATAQGETPADDENFLDEVSVTATRRAVRQRDVTATVYSVKKEDFKAVGSTTVTDSLVLVPGFQAAPSLGGVRGIGETYLRGFNDQRFQALRDGLSLTRSSNGRSDIFGYQGEDLERIEVLTGGATLRYGSGSVGGVINLITETPKGPPKLTLQYETGSYGFNRYVAKYGGGDDVFSFNLTYAGVTSQNDYPFRYTLPNTAQFYGPTNNPNAALPTTSIPADPSIGRPEPIDFNLFSANSYPNAGTNGPNSFNLNGAGTNDPVNSGPIDLYGFLKPEVGPPVQISGRLTPNEAGAASDSYSAKLVFKPDPVNRITARLNQQNRKYISSGPGLFSDAVCAGNASAALNPVFAGQRIQPLDSQGNPLPCDPQRYIVLTPSSWIASGQRVFPYSSSLSGIPFTPGNAYGIERAASVSAGGLTQTNTAQTEVAVLWDHEVNPTTSINSYAYYYRLTGNSWVPRPYYYDSNLQIALGPRRIPGTPGGFTAGATSQPYFQSDKIEVQTSLTTKLSPGQDLSFGLNFTEDRSYQQQVGAIPFFDQAIARYSAFLIDDISFSDQLKVNAGLRYTSNSAFGELLTPAAGIRFTPDRTVSLRANWSYVFNAPNLSAINVAGAGSLGNPNLRPETGVTYDVGLDFTPANNLGVRFTYFSTYLDGVFGTLQVLNDGSFGQDPQRFPILTQTVNLDGQLATGIEMTGDWGISDQVRLRVSWTNTDARPFGSVDSINSTQFPYFYQYQVPDIPFNNVIFNLLYRNQGMLASLVGRYDGGKRRINSLDFVPAWFTLDLNTEFPITPQVILTGSVFNIFDTQYEYQDGAPAPGTTFRVGARFEIGG from the coding sequence ATGCATAAACACGAGCAACAATGGCGTCCATTGTCGTTGAAAACTGGACGACAAGTTTGCCTTGGGGCGTTACTCATCGCCGCGGCTGGGGTTCCGGTACAGGCGGTTCCGGCTGGGCAAGTTGCCGGTCTGCCCCCCCAGGCGGTGGCGCGCTCGGCCCCGGCTTTGACGGTGCAATCGGCACGGGAGCTGTTGGATATGGCAGCAGGGCAGGCAGCGGATCTCAAGACCCAGCCGCCCCTGTGGAACTGGACGCAACCGGTCGTGAGTCAAGCCGCCCCGACCCCTGCAGCCCCGGCGGCTGGGGAGCCCGCCACCGCCCAGGGGGAGACACCGGCGGACGATGAGAACTTTCTCGACGAAGTCTCGGTGACGGCCACCCGGCGGGCCGTGCGCCAGCGCGACGTTACCGCCACGGTTTACAGCGTCAAAAAAGAAGATTTTAAAGCGGTCGGCTCCACGACGGTCACCGACAGCCTGGTGCTGGTGCCGGGTTTTCAGGCGGCACCGTCGCTTGGCGGCGTGCGCGGCATCGGCGAGACCTACCTGCGCGGCTTCAACGACCAGCGCTTTCAAGCGTTGCGCGACGGTCTGTCGCTGACGCGCTCCTCCAACGGCCGCAGCGACATCTTCGGCTATCAGGGCGAAGATCTAGAGCGCATCGAAGTGCTCACCGGCGGAGCGACCCTGCGCTACGGCTCCGGATCGGTGGGCGGTGTGATCAATTTGATCACCGAGACTCCCAAAGGGCCGCCTAAATTAACCTTGCAGTACGAGACCGGCAGCTACGGCTTCAACCGCTACGTGGCCAAGTACGGCGGCGGCGACGACGTGTTCAGCTTCAATCTCACCTACGCCGGGGTCACTTCCCAGAACGACTATCCCTTTCGCTACACCCTTCCAAACACTGCCCAGTTTTATGGGCCGACCAACAACCCCAACGCGGCTTTGCCGACCACCTCGATTCCGGCGGACCCTTCAATCGGCCGACCGGAACCGATCGACTTCAATCTCTTCTCAGCCAACAGCTATCCCAACGCCGGCACCAACGGTCCCAACTCCTTCAACCTCAATGGTGCGGGCACCAACGATCCGGTCAACAGCGGCCCTATCGACCTGTACGGGTTTCTCAAGCCCGAGGTCGGGCCGCCCGTCCAGATTAGCGGCCGTCTGACCCCCAACGAAGCCGGGGCCGCGAGCGACTCCTACTCGGCCAAACTCGTCTTCAAACCCGATCCGGTCAATCGGATCACCGCCCGCCTCAACCAGCAAAACCGCAAATATATCTCTTCAGGGCCGGGACTCTTTTCCGACGCGGTCTGCGCGGGCAACGCCAGCGCTGCCCTCAACCCGGTCTTCGCCGGGCAACGCATCCAGCCGCTCGACAGCCAGGGCAATCCGCTGCCTTGCGATCCCCAGCGCTATATCGTCCTTACCCCCAGCAGCTGGATCGCCTCCGGCCAGCGCGTTTTTCCCTACAGCAGCAGCTTGAGCGGCATTCCCTTCACCCCGGGTAACGCCTACGGCATCGAGCGGGCCGCCTCGGTATCCGCGGGCGGTCTCACCCAGACCAACACCGCCCAGACCGAAGTGGCAGTGCTGTGGGATCACGAGGTGAACCCCACGACTTCGATCAATAGCTACGCCTACTACTACCGGCTGACGGGCAATTCCTGGGTACCCCGGCCCTACTACTACGACAGCAATCTGCAAATTGCCCTCGGACCGCGCCGCATCCCCGGCACACCGGGGGGCTTTACGGCCGGTGCCACCAGCCAGCCGTACTTCCAGTCCGATAAAATCGAGGTGCAGACCTCCCTCACCACCAAGCTCTCGCCGGGGCAGGATCTATCCTTCGGTTTGAACTTCACCGAGGACCGCAGCTACCAGCAGCAGGTGGGTGCCATCCCCTTTTTTGATCAGGCCATCGCCCGCTACTCGGCCTTTCTCATCGACGACATCAGCTTCAGCGACCAGCTCAAAGTCAACGCCGGCTTGCGCTACACGAGCAATTCGGCGTTCGGTGAACTGCTCACCCCGGCGGCGGGGATTCGCTTTACCCCCGACCGCACGGTTTCACTGCGGGCCAACTGGTCCTACGTCTTCAACGCCCCGAACCTGAGCGCCATCAACGTCGCGGGCGCGGGCAGCCTCGGCAACCCCAACTTGAGACCGGAGACGGGCGTCACGTACGATGTCGGCCTCGACTTCACCCCGGCCAACAACCTGGGGGTGCGCTTCACCTACTTCAGCACCTACCTGGATGGCGTCTTCGGCACGCTGCAGGTGCTCAACGACGGCTCCTTCGGCCAGGATCCCCAGCGCTTTCCGATTCTCACTCAGACAGTCAACCTGGACGGTCAACTCGCGACCGGCATCGAAATGACCGGCGACTGGGGAATCTCAGACCAGGTGCGCCTGCGGGTGAGTTGGACGAACACCGACGCCCGCCCCTTCGGCTCGGTGGACAGCATCAATTCCACCCAGTTTCCATACTTCTACCAGTACCAGGTGCCGGATATCCCCTTCAACAACGTCATCTTCAACCTGCTCTACCGCAACCAGGGCATGCTCGCGAGCCTCGTCGGCCGCTACGACGGCGGCAAACGGCGCATCAACTCCCTTGACTTTGTTCCGGCCTGGTTCACCCTCGATCTCAATACCGAGTTTCCGATCACCCCACAAGTGATCCTGACGGGCAGTGTCTTCAACATCTTCGATACCCAGTACGAGTACCAAGACGGCGCACCGGCGCCGGGGACAACCTTTCGGGTGGGGGCGCGCTTCGAGATTGGCGGCTGA
- a CDS encoding FG-GAP-like repeat-containing protein yields MANHSVTQRYGGIVRRLISATLCLQALLGAAVPAVAAPTGEIKIGENAKRQIEALMREKARRTPTQRKIDSQLLYALKQQRGESFAQGVGPLRLDIERDSAQRALVDVKAQISPALLAKIESLGGSVRKSVPRYRAVRAWVPLARLEELAALSEVTFIRRAAKAQLNKGNPRSPQDSLSLARRIERVKQLLPEQIRLAAQNLPEDAPVLNVGSVTSEGDKAHTADTARSTFGVNGTGIKIGVLSDSYNCQGAAAADIASGDLPAAGVTVLQEDPGCSSGSDEGRAMLQIVHDLAPGAQLYFATAFESAEGFAENIIALKNAGCTVIVDDVEYLNESPFQDAPIAQAVNEVTAAGVAYFSSAGNSGNLTSGTSSVWEGNFVDSGFVLLLDGVESGIVHSFNGSTVNQQIASSAETAFLFWSDPLGASANDYNLYILDPSGQFVEAFSDDEQTGTQDPIEAADVFPGELLVVALEDGEPRYLHLNVGRGLLAIGTTGRTKGHSAAVKAFSVAAVPVATASGGAFTGGAANPVEDFSSDGPRRVFYNADGSAITPGNVLATGGAVRQKPDIAAADGVVTTLPPNSGLNPFFGTSAAAPHAAAIAALLKSLRPTITLDQVRSVLTTTTLDNMAAGVDRDSGFGIVMALRALQAPVAGGLVRGDFSGDGKADILWRNGATGANTVWRMNGTTFSSSVALTSVGDRNWTIGGASDFTADGKTDIVWRNGATGQNTVWIMNGTALSSTVTISPVSDPNWQIVGTGDFSGDGKPDILWRNKATGANSVWIMNGTAFSSSVAISSVGDLNWEIAAAADFSGDGKPDILWRNKASGANSVWIMNGTAFSSSVALSSVGDLNWQIGGAADFSGDGKPDILWRNKASGANSVWIMNGTAFSSSVVLTPVADLNWRIAGPR; encoded by the coding sequence ATGGCAAATCATTCCGTGACCCAACGCTACGGCGGCATCGTGCGCCGCCTGATTTCGGCAACTTTGTGTCTGCAAGCGCTGCTCGGTGCCGCCGTTCCGGCAGTGGCCGCTCCGACCGGCGAGATCAAAATCGGCGAAAACGCCAAACGCCAGATCGAAGCGCTGATGCGCGAGAAGGCCCGCCGCACCCCCACCCAGCGCAAGATCGATTCGCAGTTGCTCTACGCCCTCAAGCAGCAGCGGGGCGAATCATTTGCCCAGGGGGTAGGTCCGTTGCGCCTCGATATCGAGCGCGACAGCGCCCAGAGAGCGCTGGTCGACGTCAAAGCGCAGATCTCCCCCGCCCTGCTCGCCAAGATCGAATCGCTGGGCGGCAGCGTCCGCAAGAGCGTGCCGCGCTACCGTGCTGTGCGCGCCTGGGTGCCGCTGGCCCGCTTGGAGGAACTGGCCGCCCTAAGCGAAGTTACATTTATTCGCCGCGCCGCCAAAGCCCAATTGAACAAGGGCAATCCCCGCTCACCGCAGGATTCGCTATCGCTCGCCCGCCGCATCGAGCGGGTGAAGCAGTTGTTGCCCGAGCAGATCCGCCTGGCCGCCCAGAACCTGCCCGAAGACGCTCCTGTGCTCAATGTCGGTTCGGTGACCTCTGAAGGGGACAAGGCCCATACGGCGGATACTGCCCGCAGCACCTTCGGTGTCAACGGCACCGGGATCAAAATCGGCGTGCTCTCCGACAGCTACAACTGCCAGGGCGCGGCGGCGGCCGACATCGCCTCCGGGGATCTGCCCGCCGCCGGGGTCACCGTGCTGCAGGAGGATCCTGGATGCAGCTCCGGCTCCGACGAGGGTCGGGCAATGCTGCAAATTGTCCACGACCTCGCCCCCGGCGCACAGCTGTACTTCGCCACGGCCTTTGAGTCGGCTGAGGGCTTCGCTGAAAATATCATCGCTCTCAAAAATGCCGGCTGTACGGTGATCGTCGATGATGTCGAGTACTTGAACGAATCGCCCTTTCAAGATGCGCCCATCGCCCAGGCCGTCAACGAAGTGACCGCCGCCGGGGTCGCTTACTTTTCTTCGGCAGGTAATTCCGGCAACCTCACCAGCGGTACTTCGAGCGTCTGGGAGGGCAACTTCGTCGATTCCGGCTTTGTTTTGCTGCTTGATGGTGTGGAGTCCGGAATTGTTCACAGCTTCAACGGCAGCACTGTCAACCAGCAGATCGCTTCGTCTGCGGAGACGGCCTTTTTGTTCTGGTCCGACCCGCTCGGTGCCTCGGCAAACGACTACAACCTGTACATCCTCGATCCTTCAGGGCAGTTCGTGGAAGCCTTCTCCGATGACGAACAAACCGGCACCCAAGATCCGATCGAGGCCGCCGACGTCTTCCCGGGCGAGTTGTTGGTGGTGGCGCTCGAAGACGGTGAGCCGCGCTACTTGCATCTCAATGTCGGACGGGGGTTGCTCGCTATCGGCACCACCGGCCGCACTAAGGGCCACAGTGCTGCGGTCAAAGCTTTCTCGGTCGCGGCGGTACCTGTCGCCACGGCGTCAGGTGGAGCCTTCACCGGCGGGGCAGCCAACCCGGTCGAAGATTTCAGCTCCGACGGGCCGCGCCGCGTCTTCTACAACGCCGACGGCAGTGCGATCACCCCCGGCAACGTCCTGGCCACCGGCGGGGCGGTGCGCCAAAAACCCGATATCGCCGCCGCCGACGGGGTGGTCACCACCCTGCCTCCCAACAGTGGATTGAACCCTTTCTTCGGCACCTCCGCCGCCGCCCCCCACGCCGCGGCGATCGCCGCTCTGCTCAAGTCCCTGCGCCCGACCATCACCCTCGATCAGGTGCGCTCGGTCCTCACTACCACCACCCTCGACAACATGGCCGCAGGCGTCGATCGCGACTCCGGCTTCGGCATCGTCATGGCCTTGCGCGCTTTGCAGGCGCCGGTGGCCGGCGGCCTGGTGCGAGGCGACTTCTCCGGCGACGGCAAAGCGGATATCCTCTGGCGCAACGGTGCAACAGGAGCCAACACCGTCTGGCGGATGAACGGCACGACTTTCTCTTCTTCGGTGGCGCTCACTTCGGTGGGCGATCGCAACTGGACCATCGGCGGAGCCTCCGACTTTACCGCCGACGGCAAGACCGACATCGTCTGGCGCAACGGCGCTACCGGCCAAAACACGGTCTGGATCATGAACGGCACGGCCCTCTCTTCGACGGTGACGATCAGCCCCGTCAGCGATCCGAACTGGCAGATCGTCGGCACGGGGGATTTTTCGGGCGACGGCAAGCCGGATATCCTCTGGCGCAACAAGGCTACCGGAGCCAACAGCGTCTGGATCATGAACGGCACTGCTTTCTCATCGTCAGTGGCAATCAGCTCCGTGGGCGATCTCAACTGGGAAATCGCCGCCGCCGCCGACTTTTCGGGCGATGGCAAGCCGGATATCCTCTGGCGCAACAAGGCCAGCGGTGCCAACAGCGTCTGGATCATGAACGGCACCGCCTTCTCTTCGTCGGTGGCCCTCAGTTCTGTGGGCGATCTCAACTGGCAAATTGGCGGGGCTGCCGACTTTTCGGGCGACGGCAAGCCGGACATTCTCTGGCGCAACAAGGCCAGCGGTGCCAACAGCGTCTGGATCATGAACGGCACCGCCTTCTCTTCGTCGGTGGTCCTCACCCCGGTGGCCGACCTGAACTGGCGCATCGCCGGGCCGCGCTAG
- the recG gene encoding ATP-dependent DNA helicase RecG: MSHTEAFAELLQRLHRALAAEADRGFVNLKGSRQYFAEFLNETLATVPDGLEDKDTARRWQELGVRYARYNDLENAARAHLVAETRRFLHRIRRSLEAPAPERSNGRPTPPPQAAILEQPVTKLAGIGPKLAAQLEKLGLATVGQVLRYYPRDYLDYSNRTTIKVCQPGEMVTVLGQVRRCRCFTSPRNHKLSIFTLTLGDGTGQMQLSQFFAGTRFTHRGWQEAQMKQYPRGATVAASGLVKRSTTGLTLQEPQLEVLDEGEDLQNLTKIVPVYPLAEGVGAGVVRRAVKAALPFATAFADPLPAAVRTSLGLLDLPGAIRAVHYPESAEHKLQARRRLVFDEFFFLQLGLLQRRHRQKRQSAGIAFRTRGELIEQFYQLLPFAFTGAQKRVVEEVLADLESPEPMNRLIQGDVGSGKTVVAVVAMLTALQSGYQTALMAPTEVLAEQHYQKLVHWLSQLHLPVELVTGSVRAARRRDVLRQLATGELNVVVGTHALIQDGVQFANLGLVVIDEQHRFGVGQRARLQNKGRNPDLLTMTATPIPRTLALTLHGDLDVSQIDELPPGRKPVRTTVVTPSERTQVNELIRRQILEGRQVYIVLPLIEESEKVDLRSAIEEHERLKEKIFAEFRLGLLHGRLKSEEKEAVIGAFRRHELDLLVSTTVVEVGVDVPNATVMLIEHAERFGLAQLHQLRGRVGRGANQSFCLLMSATRTESALQRLRVLEQSNDGFLIAEMDLRLRGPGEVMGTRQSGLPDMVLSSLVEDQDSLELARREAQSLIERDPELTAHPLLRAELAGRLDRLMDGAILN, from the coding sequence GTGTCGCACACCGAAGCGTTCGCCGAACTGCTCCAGCGTCTCCACCGCGCCCTGGCCGCGGAGGCCGACCGCGGCTTTGTGAACCTCAAAGGCTCCCGCCAGTATTTTGCGGAATTCTTGAACGAAACGCTCGCCACTGTGCCCGACGGCCTGGAGGACAAAGACACAGCCCGCCGCTGGCAAGAACTGGGGGTGCGGTACGCTCGCTACAACGACTTGGAAAACGCCGCGCGAGCCCATCTGGTGGCCGAGACCCGGCGGTTTTTGCACCGGATCCGCCGTTCTCTGGAAGCCCCCGCACCGGAGCGCTCCAACGGTAGACCTACCCCACCACCGCAAGCGGCAATTCTGGAGCAGCCGGTGACCAAATTGGCGGGCATCGGGCCGAAACTGGCAGCCCAGCTCGAAAAATTGGGTCTCGCCACCGTCGGCCAGGTGCTGCGCTACTACCCGCGCGACTACCTCGATTACAGCAACCGCACGACGATCAAAGTCTGCCAACCGGGCGAAATGGTCACTGTACTCGGCCAGGTGCGCCGCTGCCGCTGCTTTACGAGCCCCCGCAACCACAAACTGTCGATTTTTACCCTCACCCTGGGCGACGGCACCGGCCAGATGCAGCTGTCGCAGTTTTTTGCCGGGACGCGCTTTACCCACCGCGGCTGGCAGGAAGCCCAGATGAAGCAATACCCGCGCGGGGCGACGGTGGCCGCAAGCGGCCTGGTCAAACGCTCCACCACCGGGCTGACCTTGCAGGAGCCGCAGCTGGAGGTGCTGGACGAAGGCGAGGATCTGCAGAATCTCACCAAGATCGTGCCGGTCTATCCGCTCGCCGAAGGGGTGGGGGCGGGGGTGGTGCGCCGGGCGGTCAAGGCCGCATTGCCCTTCGCCACCGCCTTCGCGGACCCGCTACCGGCTGCTGTCCGCACATCGCTGGGTCTATTGGACCTACCGGGAGCGATCCGGGCGGTCCATTACCCCGAGAGCGCCGAACACAAGCTTCAGGCCCGGCGGCGACTGGTGTTCGACGAATTTTTCTTTTTGCAGTTGGGCCTGCTGCAGCGCCGTCACCGCCAGAAGCGCCAGAGTGCGGGCATCGCCTTTCGCACCCGCGGCGAACTGATCGAGCAGTTTTATCAGCTTTTGCCCTTTGCCTTTACGGGCGCCCAGAAGCGGGTGGTCGAGGAGGTGCTGGCCGATCTCGAATCTCCCGAGCCGATGAATCGGCTGATCCAGGGGGACGTCGGTTCCGGCAAGACGGTGGTGGCGGTGGTCGCCATGCTCACCGCCCTGCAGTCGGGCTACCAGACCGCCCTGATGGCCCCCACCGAAGTCCTGGCCGAGCAGCACTATCAAAAACTCGTGCACTGGCTTTCGCAGCTGCACCTGCCGGTGGAACTCGTCACCGGTTCGGTGCGCGCCGCCCGCCGACGCGATGTGCTCAGGCAACTGGCCACAGGCGAATTGAACGTGGTGGTGGGCACCCACGCCCTGATTCAAGACGGGGTGCAGTTCGCCAATCTGGGCCTGGTGGTGATCGACGAGCAGCACCGCTTTGGGGTCGGCCAGCGCGCCCGCTTGCAAAACAAAGGCCGCAACCCGGACCTGCTCACCATGACCGCGACACCGATCCCGCGCACCCTGGCGCTCACGCTGCACGGCGATCTGGACGTCTCGCAAATCGACGAGTTGCCGCCGGGGCGCAAACCCGTGCGTACCACCGTCGTCACCCCCTCCGAGCGCACCCAGGTGAATGAACTGATCCGCCGCCAGATCCTCGAAGGCCGCCAAGTCTACATCGTGCTGCCGCTCATCGAAGAATCCGAAAAAGTCGACTTGCGATCGGCCATCGAAGAGCACGAACGCCTCAAAGAAAAAATCTTTGCGGAATTTCGCCTGGGACTGTTGCACGGACGGCTCAAATCTGAGGAAAAAGAAGCGGTGATCGGCGCCTTTCGGCGGCACGAACTCGACCTCCTCGTCTCGACAACCGTCGTCGAAGTCGGTGTCGATGTGCCCAACGCCACGGTGATGCTCATCGAGCACGCCGAGCGCTTCGGACTTGCCCAGTTGCACCAGTTGCGCGGCCGGGTGGGTCGGGGGGCGAACCAGAGCTTTTGCCTGTTGATGAGCGCCACCAGGACCGAATCGGCTCTGCAGCGGCTGCGGGTGCTCGAACAATCGAACGACGGCTTTTTGATCGCCGAGATGGACCTGCGCCTGCGCGGCCCCGGCGAGGTGATGGGTACGCGCCAATCGGGGCTGCCGGACATGGTGCTCTCGTCGCTGGTCGAAGACCAGGACAGCCTGGAACTCGCCCGCCGCGAGGCCCAATCGCTCATTGAGCGCGATCCGGAGCTGACCGCCCATCCACTGTTGCGCGCCGAGCTTGCCGGTCGGCTCGACCGGCTGATGGACGGCGCCATCCTCAATTAA